A stretch of Mustela nigripes isolate SB6536 chromosome 6, MUSNIG.SB6536, whole genome shotgun sequence DNA encodes these proteins:
- the LOC132019479 gene encoding early activation antigen CD69-like isoform X2, which produces MDLMESLMPYLEPSSYWIGLKKPNASAPWVWANGDAFDNWFNIEGSGTCAFMFKNGISSASCNDAIKYICSRESFCP; this is translated from the exons ATGGACCTCATG GAATCTTTGATGCCCTATCTGGAACCGTCTTCATATTGGATTGGACTAAAGAAGCCAAATGCAAGCGCACCCTGGGTGTGGGCAAATGGAGATGCATTCGACAATTG GTTTAATATTGAAGGAAGTGGAACATGTGCCTTCATGTTTAAGAATGGCATAAGCAGTGCCAGTTGCAATGatgcaataaaatatatatgcagcaGAGAATCCTTTTGTCCTTAG
- the LOC132019479 gene encoding C-type lectin domain family 2 member F-like isoform X1, translating to MLVMSSMLCGGIAFLLWAMLGFPRKFKNPRIFKDNTCSEDETICPQGWNQVNNNCFFQSEHEKTWIDGQANCIAYRGSLAIFNSKNEVESLMPYLEPSSYWIGLKKPNASAPWVWANGDAFDNWFNIEGSGTCAFMFKNGISSASCNDAIKYICSRESFCP from the exons ATGCTAGTCATGTCAAGTATGCTATGTGGAGGCATCGCTTTTCTTCTTTGGGCAATGTTAGGATTTCCTAGAAAAT ttaaaaatcCAAGGATATTTAAAGACAATACATGCTCAGAGGATGAAACTATATGTCCACAAGGCTGGAACCAAGTCAATAATAATTGCTTCTTTCAATCTGAACATGAAAAAACTTGGATAGATGGCCAAGCAAACTGCATAGCCTATCGTGGATCTCTGGCCATATTCAACTCCAAGAATGAAGTG GAATCTTTGATGCCCTATCTGGAACCGTCTTCATATTGGATTGGACTAAAGAAGCCAAATGCAAGCGCACCCTGGGTGTGGGCAAATGGAGATGCATTCGACAATTG GTTTAATATTGAAGGAAGTGGAACATGTGCCTTCATGTTTAAGAATGGCATAAGCAGTGCCAGTTGCAATGatgcaataaaatatatatgcagcaGAGAATCCTTTTGTCCTTAG